One Sphingomonas sp. BT-65 genomic window carries:
- a CDS encoding calcium:proton antiporter, with protein MPTVFQGYRAIASGWSHWMPVLGLGFLWVRPLALGSAGIILASVVLAGCVLVAVHHAEVVAHRVGEPFGTLILAVAVTIIEASLILSMMLSGSANPALPRDTVFAAIMLILNGLVGACLLVGGVRHREQRFVLEGVNAALCVLAAMATLVLVLPSFTVGAALPGYSRSQLAFIALVSTTLYATFVFVQTIRHRDYFLPEGTGDLHSDAHAVPPSNRRAARSLALLLIALVSVILLAKTLSHPLEAAVATAALPRALVGMVIAALVLMPESLAALRAARRNRLQTSLNLALGSALATIGLTIPTVAVAALIMDWPLSLGLDAKGITLLALSLIVAVLSFGTGRTTILQGAVHLVVLAAYVFAMIVP; from the coding sequence GTGCCCACCGTCTTTCAGGGATATCGCGCGATCGCGTCGGGCTGGTCGCACTGGATGCCCGTTTTGGGCCTTGGTTTCCTCTGGGTTCGACCGCTTGCCCTGGGCAGCGCCGGCATCATCCTGGCGAGCGTCGTGCTTGCCGGCTGCGTCCTGGTAGCTGTCCATCATGCCGAGGTCGTCGCGCACCGGGTCGGCGAGCCGTTCGGCACGCTGATCCTCGCCGTCGCGGTGACGATCATTGAAGCCTCGCTAATCTTGTCGATGATGCTGAGTGGCTCGGCTAACCCTGCCTTGCCGCGCGACACGGTGTTTGCCGCGATCATGCTCATCCTCAACGGGCTGGTCGGGGCGTGCCTGCTGGTCGGTGGGGTGCGTCATCGCGAGCAGCGCTTCGTGCTCGAGGGTGTCAACGCCGCGCTGTGCGTGCTGGCGGCGATGGCGACGCTGGTCTTGGTGCTGCCGAGCTTCACCGTCGGTGCGGCCCTTCCCGGCTATTCGCGATCCCAGCTGGCTTTCATCGCCTTGGTCTCGACGACCCTCTACGCGACCTTTGTCTTCGTGCAGACCATCCGCCATCGAGACTATTTTCTGCCGGAGGGCACCGGCGACCTGCATTCGGACGCGCACGCCGTTCCTCCCTCCAACCGGCGGGCGGCGCGATCGCTCGCGCTTCTCCTGATCGCCCTGGTCAGCGTCATTCTTCTGGCGAAGACGTTGTCGCACCCGCTTGAAGCGGCGGTCGCGACGGCCGCTTTGCCGCGCGCGCTGGTCGGCATGGTGATCGCAGCCCTGGTCCTGATGCCGGAGAGCCTCGCCGCGCTCCGAGCCGCGCGGCGCAATCGTCTTCAGACGAGCCTCAATCTCGCCTTGGGATCGGCCCTCGCGACGATCGGCCTTACCATTCCCACGGTCGCCGTCGCGGCGCTGATCATGGATTGGCCGCTCTCGCTGGGCCTCGATGCGAAGGGTATCACACTGCTCGCGCTGTCCCTGATCGTGGCGGTACTATCCTTTGGAACCGGACGGACGACAATCCTGCAGGGCGCTGTTCATCTGGTCGTCCTCGCCGCGTATGTCTTCGCCATGATCGTCCCTTGA
- the groL gene encoding chaperonin GroEL (60 kDa chaperone family; promotes refolding of misfolded polypeptides especially under stressful conditions; forms two stacked rings of heptamers to form a barrel-shaped 14mer; ends can be capped by GroES; misfolded proteins enter the barrel where they are refolded when GroES binds), translating to MAAKEVKFASDARDRMLRGVDTLANAVKVTLGPKGRNVVIDKSFGAPRITKDGVTVAKEIELADKFENMGAQMLREVASKQNDKAGDGTTTATVLAQAIVREGSKAVAAGMNPMDVKRGIDLAVSAVVKDLESHAKKVGANSEIAQVATISANGDAEVGRILAEAMEKVGNEGVITVEEAKSLETELETVDGMQFDRGYLSPYFITNPEKLRVELDDPYILIHEKKLSNLQALVPLLEKVVQSGRPLLIIAEDVEGEALATLVVNKLRGGLKVAAVKAPGFGDRRKAMLEDIAILTGGNVVSEELGTKLENVTVSMLGRAKKVTIDKDNTTIVDGVGAKSDIDGRVAQIRQQVETTTSDYDREKLQERLAKLAGGVAVIRVGGATEVEVKEKKDRVDDALHATRAAVEEGILPGGGIALLRALPALDGLKAANDDQQSGIDIVRRALRAPTRQIAENAGEDGAWIVGKLLESQDYNWGFNAATGEYQDLVKAGVIDPAKVVRTALQDAASVASLLITTEALVAELPKDEKAAPMPAMDY from the coding sequence ATGGCTGCCAAGGAAGTGAAATTTGCGTCGGACGCGCGTGACCGCATGCTGCGCGGCGTGGATACGCTTGCGAATGCAGTGAAGGTGACGCTGGGGCCCAAGGGCCGCAACGTCGTGATCGACAAGAGCTTCGGCGCGCCGCGCATCACCAAGGACGGCGTCACCGTCGCCAAGGAGATCGAGCTCGCCGACAAGTTCGAGAATATGGGCGCGCAGATGCTGCGCGAGGTCGCCTCGAAGCAGAACGACAAGGCGGGTGACGGTACCACCACCGCGACCGTTCTCGCCCAGGCGATCGTCCGCGAGGGCTCGAAGGCGGTCGCCGCCGGCATGAACCCGATGGACGTCAAGCGCGGCATCGATCTGGCCGTTAGCGCCGTGGTCAAGGACCTCGAAAGCCATGCGAAGAAGGTCGGCGCCAATAGCGAGATCGCCCAGGTCGCGACGATCTCCGCCAATGGCGACGCCGAAGTCGGACGGATCCTCGCAGAGGCGATGGAGAAGGTTGGCAACGAGGGCGTGATCACGGTCGAGGAAGCCAAGAGCCTCGAGACCGAACTCGAGACGGTCGACGGCATGCAGTTCGACCGCGGCTACCTCAGCCCGTACTTCATCACCAACCCCGAGAAGCTCCGCGTCGAGCTGGATGATCCGTACATCCTGATTCACGAGAAGAAGCTTTCGAACCTGCAGGCGCTGGTACCGTTGCTCGAAAAGGTGGTGCAGTCGGGCCGCCCGCTCCTCATTATTGCCGAGGATGTCGAGGGCGAGGCGCTGGCGACGCTGGTCGTCAACAAGCTGCGCGGCGGGCTCAAGGTCGCAGCGGTCAAGGCGCCGGGCTTCGGCGACCGCCGCAAGGCGATGCTCGAGGACATCGCGATCCTGACCGGCGGCAACGTCGTGAGCGAAGAGCTCGGCACCAAGCTTGAGAACGTCACCGTATCGATGCTCGGCCGCGCCAAGAAGGTCACGATCGACAAGGACAACACGACGATCGTCGACGGCGTCGGCGCCAAGTCGGACATCGACGGCCGCGTCGCGCAGATCCGCCAGCAGGTCGAAACCACCACCTCCGACTATGATCGCGAGAAGCTGCAGGAACGGCTGGCCAAGCTCGCCGGTGGTGTCGCGGTGATCCGCGTCGGCGGGGCGACCGAGGTCGAGGTCAAGGAGAAGAAGGACCGTGTCGACGATGCGCTCCACGCGACCCGTGCCGCGGTCGAAGAGGGCATCCTTCCCGGTGGCGGCATCGCCTTGCTGCGTGCGCTTCCGGCGCTCGACGGCCTCAAAGCCGCCAATGACGACCAGCAGTCGGGCATCGACATCGTGCGGCGGGCGCTGCGCGCGCCGACGCGCCAGATCGCCGAGAATGCCGGCGAGGACGGTGCCTGGATCGTCGGCAAGCTGCTCGAGAGCCAGGACTATAACTGGGGCTTCAACGCCGCGACCGGCGAATATCAGGACCTGGTCAAGGCGGGCGTGATCGATCCTGCCAAGGTCGTGCGCACCGCGCTCCAGGACGCGGCCTCGGTCGCCTCGCTGCTGATCACCACCGAAGCGCTCGTCGCCGAGCTGCCCAAGGACGAGAAGGCAGCGCCGATGCCGGCGATGGACTATTGA
- the groES gene encoding co-chaperone GroES, which produces MHFRPLHDRVVVRRIEAEEKTSGGIIIPDTAKEKPQEGEVVAVGPGNRDDSGTLVELSVKAGDRILFGKWSGTEVKIDGEDLLIMKESDILGVIETIAELKQAA; this is translated from the coding sequence ATGCATTTCCGCCCCTTGCACGACCGTGTGGTCGTCCGCCGCATCGAGGCCGAGGAGAAGACCTCGGGCGGCATCATCATCCCTGACACCGCCAAGGAAAAGCCGCAGGAAGGCGAGGTCGTCGCCGTCGGTCCGGGCAACCGGGACGACAGCGGCACGCTGGTGGAATTGTCGGTCAAGGCCGGCGACCGGATCCTGTTCGGCAAATGGTCGGGCACCGAGGTCAAGATCGACGGCGAGGACCTGCTCATCATGAAGGAGAGCGACATCCTCGGCGTGATCGAGACGATCGCCGAACTCAAGCAGGCGGCGTGA
- a CDS encoding usg protein: protein MSDRAFIAQLDGYGLTMAEIHYHRPDAPSLLQLFVWQDYDLAPDFPVLFAFLDHWHREIEAALHSVRVAHNQLIRPAEWRAVDGVISIQ, encoded by the coding sequence ATGAGCGATCGCGCATTCATCGCTCAGCTCGACGGCTATGGCCTGACGATGGCGGAGATCCACTATCACCGCCCCGACGCACCCTCGCTGCTCCAGCTGTTCGTGTGGCAGGACTATGATCTGGCTCCGGATTTTCCGGTGCTGTTCGCCTTCCTCGATCACTGGCACCGGGAAATCGAGGCCGCGCTGCATTCCGTCCGCGTTGCTCACAACCAGCTCATCAGGCCGGCGGAGTGGCGCGCGGTCGACGGGGTCATCTCGATCCAATGA
- a CDS encoding Hsp20/alpha crystallin family protein, whose amino-acid sequence MAIRDLIPWSRQENRLPVPVRPERDGDSHPLLSLHREVNRLFDDVLRGFGTPAFTGLDRAVGWPHVELAETDKELRITVELPGLDEKDVEITVEDGVLTLRGEKRSEIEDKDRGYSERSYGRFERRIGLPKGIDRDKANATFRNGVLTVTLPRTEIANENVRRIPVNGKAA is encoded by the coding sequence ATGGCTATTCGTGATCTCATTCCCTGGAGCCGGCAGGAAAACCGGCTTCCGGTTCCGGTCCGCCCCGAGCGCGACGGTGATTCCCATCCGCTGCTCTCGCTTCATCGCGAAGTGAACCGGCTGTTCGACGATGTCCTGCGTGGGTTCGGGACGCCGGCGTTCACCGGTCTCGATCGCGCGGTCGGCTGGCCGCATGTCGAGCTTGCCGAGACCGACAAGGAGCTGCGCATCACGGTCGAACTGCCTGGTCTCGACGAGAAAGATGTCGAGATTACCGTCGAGGACGGCGTCCTCACGCTGCGCGGCGAGAAGCGGTCCGAAATCGAGGACAAGGATCGCGGCTATTCGGAGCGCAGCTACGGCCGCTTCGAACGGCGCATCGGCCTTCCCAAGGGCATCGATCGCGACAAGGCGAACGCGACCTTCCGGAACGGGGTGCTCACTGTGACATTACCCAGGACTGAAATCGCCAACGAAAATGTCCGGCGCATTCCGGTCAATGGCAAGGCGGCATGA
- a CDS encoding Hsp20 family protein has translation MRTNFDFAPYRRSTVGFDRLFNLLEAGAREDDGYPPFDILKDGEDSYRITLAVAGFRPEDIEVVAQQNQLTVTGKRAEDDGNGEYLHRGIAARAFERRFQLADFIEAGNASFENGLLNIALKRVVPEAMKPRRIAIGGSNAANDRIEASKSKDREAA, from the coding sequence ATGAGAACCAATTTTGACTTTGCGCCTTATCGGCGCTCGACGGTCGGCTTCGACCGCTTGTTCAACCTGCTCGAAGCGGGCGCGCGCGAGGATGACGGTTATCCGCCGTTCGATATCCTCAAAGATGGTGAAGACAGCTATCGCATCACCCTCGCAGTAGCAGGCTTCCGCCCCGAGGATATCGAGGTGGTGGCTCAGCAGAACCAGCTTACCGTCACCGGCAAGCGCGCCGAGGACGACGGCAATGGCGAGTATCTGCATCGCGGCATCGCCGCGCGCGCCTTCGAACGGCGCTTCCAGCTTGCCGACTTCATCGAAGCGGGCAATGCCAGCTTCGAGAACGGCTTGCTGAACATCGCGCTGAAGCGCGTGGTGCCCGAGGCGATGAAGCCGCGCCGGATCGCGATCGGCGGCAGCAACGCTGCCAACGATCGGATCGAAGCGTCCAAGAGCAAGGATCGCGAAGCGGCTTGA